The Zingiber officinale cultivar Zhangliang chromosome 9A, Zo_v1.1, whole genome shotgun sequence genome window below encodes:
- the LOC122020816 gene encoding stem-specific protein TSJT1-like, with translation MLGVFSGDVVEVPAELVVAGNRTPSPKTRATELVNRFLKSASPAVSIQLAGLGHLAYSHANQSPFSPRLFAAKDEIYCLFQGLLTNLGSLRQQYGLSKSADESVLVIEAYRALRDRAPYPPSFMLGHLAGSFAFVLFDKSTSSVLVASDPDGRVPFFWGITADGCIAFSQDLDLLKGSCGKSLAPFPKGCYYSNAFGGLKSYENPKHKVTAVLEEDEEEVCGATFKVEGSAAIAATH, from the exons ATGTTGGGTGTCTTCAGCGGAGACGTGGTGGAGGTGCCGGCGGAGCTGGTGGTCGCCGGCAACCGGACGCCGTCGCCAAAGACCCGCGCCACGGAGCTGGTGAACCGCTTCCTGAAGTCCGCTTCACCGGCGGTGTCCATCCAACTGGCCGGCCTGGGCCACCTCGCCTACTCCCACGCCAACCAATCTCCCTTCTCCCCCAG GTTGTTCGCGGCGAAGGACGAGATCTACTGCCTGTTCCAGGGGTTGCTGACCAACCTGGGGAGCCTCCGGCAGCAGTACGGGCTGTCGAAGAGCGCCGACGAGTCCGTGCTGGTGATCGAGGCCTACAGGGCTCTGCGCGACCGGGCGCCGTACCCCCCAAGCTTCATGCTCGGCCACCTCGCCGGCAGCTTCGCCTTCGTCCTCTTCGACAAGTCCACCTCCTCCGTCCTCGTCGCCTCT GATCCTGATGGAAGGGTGCCCTTCTTCTGGGGGATCACCGCCGATGGTTGCATTGCCTTCTCTCAAGATCTGGATCTGCTCAAGGGATCATGCGGCAAGTCTCTAGCTCCCTTCCCCAAAG GGTGTTATTACTCAAACGCCTTCGGAGGCCTCAAGAGCTACGAGAACCCAAAGCACAAGGTGACTGCTGTGCTAGAGGAAGATGAGGAAGAAGTTTGTGGTGCCACCTTCAAG gtggaaggatctgcggcCATTGCAGCAACACACTAG